The DNA window ctattttattttaatgtatgtTTCTTACAATTCTTTGAATCACATTTCTTTTTAAGCTTTCtttttcatatcattatattatttaacatccAACACaatacttatttttatcttttaatcaaataagttaaattttaaaatagatataagcttttatttttttataatattataattattaacagGTAAATTTAGCTCAATAAGTTGAATGATATTAATGACTAATGAGTATATTTGgtttgtgatttatttatttatttatataaaaagtgGTCaagaatatatacaaaaaaatctaaaattttattaaaaaaatatatttttcattaacttCTTCCTTTACAAAATTTCattcaattaaacataatttttataaggtcaaatcaatcaaattcaaacaaaaatcaataaacaaaAGATATTTGTCAAAAGCTAAGAATATCATCTCACAATAAAGACAATTTTGAACACATCTTCATTATATTAGAACTATATAGGTTATTCGGTTTtgagttattaaataaatttgattatttgaaagaaaaaaaattacaggatattttaatatataataatttaaaataaaaagatataataaaaaagagtGAGAATGATGTGCAACTTTTAGGTTAACTACAACCGAACAAGAGTCTATGAACTGCACAATAAATCTCgacaataaaaacaaaaccctattaaaaattatgaaacgGCAAATATCATGACCTAACcgttcaaattaaaaaaaaaaaaaacaaaaagaattcCAAAAACATTTGTTGAATCCAGACATCTTCAAGCTAAATGTGTTATGCATGCACATTATTGGAAGGAATTCCTCTTTGTAAcgttcttttttttattttattttgtctccatttaaaactctttaatatgtgaaattttatcctgtaaaaataaaataaaagagtcactcactattttaattttgactttTAACAATTATGACTCAAGTAAATTcgatgaatataatttttttttttgtcttttttttttttttttttttttttttttttttttttttttttttttttttttgtaaaagctCAATATTAAATCTAACCGACCAATTAGCCCGAATCGAACATGAGCACACTGCCGTCGTCATTTTCTTGTCCGGTTCCCTCCTGGCTTTCTGCACGACTGCacctctctctctcacacacacacacacatttACACTTTTCAgtctttaaatagagagtaATCATAATGAAGAACACACAaggagaagagaaagagagatggGTTCTGGTTCTGGTTCTGTTCCTCTCTTTGAAACTAGAAGAGCAAAAGGCAATCTGATTTACAGGTCCTTTGCCCTTTCAATTTTTGTGGGTATAGCTTTAATCTTGATATACAGAGTAGCTCACCTGCCAAATCAGGGACAAGATGGGAGATTCCCTTCTATCGGCTTGCTGGTTTGTGAGCTCTGGTTCGCTTTCTATTGGATAATCACTCAAGCAGCACGCTGGAAAATCATCTTCCGCCATCCCTTAAAAGATAACCTTTCTCTaaggtataatatatatatatatatacacatgttATATACAATGTGTCCTCTTACTCTTAACATATCTCTGTCTATTTTATTACATGAACAGATTCGAGAAAGACTTGCCCAGAATAGATGTCTTTGTTTGTACTGCAGACCCTGCAATTGAACCGCCATTAATGGTTATCAACACTGTTTTGTCTGTCATGGCTTATGACTATCCACCGGAGAAGCTGAGCGTTTACCTGTCGGACGATGCCGGATCCGACATAACCTTCTATGCTATGTTGGAGGCGTCTCGCTTCTCAACCCACTGGCTGCCTTATTGCAGGAAGTTCAATGTCGAGCCTCGTTCGCCGATGGCTTATTTTGCTTCTCAATCGGTCGTCTCTGTTTCTAGTCAACCAGAAGAATTTGTATCAATCAAggttaaatttgatttatactATAAAGGTTTAGTCTTTCCATAAGTAGTAATTGAGGGATATTGacttattttgtttaatgtcATTAGAAATTATATGAAGATATGGCTGGAAAAATCACAAGGGTCACAGAGCTTGGAAAGATCCCAGAAGATGTTAAATTACAGCATCACAAAGGATTCTCTAAATGGGATTCTTATTCTTCCCGACGTGATCATGATACGATCCTTGAGGTGCAATGCAAATGCTTCTTATTCTCTCTGTTTCCTCTTATATATCGTATTTggattctttttattaaatcattgtCAATTTTGACTTCCCAGGTAATAATTGATGGGAGAGACCCAAAAGCAGCGGATACTGACAGTTTAGTGTTGCCTACTCTGGTTTACTTGGCCAGGGAGAAGAGACCGCAATATCATCATAACTTCAAAGCTGGAGCCATGAACGCTTTGGTTTATATCCAAAACCCATAATCTATTTTGAACAATTTATAGATATTtacttttgtttgtttgttgtttgaTCATATCAGATAAGGGTGTCATCAGAAATCAGCAAAGGGCAGATAATTCTTAATGTAGATTGTGATATGTACTCTAACAATTCACAAGCAATGAGAGATGCACTCTGTTTCTTCATGGACGAGAAACATGGCCCTGAGATTGCATATGTTCAGTTTCCCCAGGAGTACGCCAACGACACCAAGAACGGATTGTATGGAAGCTTAAGAACGATCGATGTGAGTTTTCTTTTTCCTATAACCCGATTGATAAAATGTCATAGAAATGATAGATTTTTATTAACTTGGTTTGGGTTTCTTATCAGATGGATTTTCGTAGTCTCGACGGGTTAGGAGGCCCTTTGTACATAGGTTCCGGCTGCTTTCATAGGAGAGACACCCTTTGTGGTAAAATACCCAACAAGGAATTAGGTTACAGCAAATGGAAAACTGAGCCTGAGTCGAGAACAGAGGAAAGCTTAAAGGAACTCGAAGAAAGAGTCGTT is part of the Impatiens glandulifera chromosome 1, dImpGla2.1, whole genome shotgun sequence genome and encodes:
- the LOC124921038 gene encoding cellulose synthase-like protein E1, which encodes MGSGSGSVPLFETRRAKGNLIYRSFALSIFVGIALILIYRVAHLPNQGQDGRFPSIGLLVCELWFAFYWIITQAARWKIIFRHPLKDNLSLRFEKDLPRIDVFVCTADPAIEPPLMVINTVLSVMAYDYPPEKLSVYLSDDAGSDITFYAMLEASRFSTHWLPYCRKFNVEPRSPMAYFASQSVVSVSSQPEEFVSIKKLYEDMAGKITRVTELGKIPEDVKLQHHKGFSKWDSYSSRRDHDTILEVIIDGRDPKAADTDSLVLPTLVYLAREKRPQYHHNFKAGAMNALIRVSSEISKGQIILNVDCDMYSNNSQAMRDALCFFMDEKHGPEIAYVQFPQEYANDTKNGLYGSLRTIDMDFRSLDGLGGPLYIGSGCFHRRDTLCGKIPNKELGYSKWKTEPESRTEESLKELEERVVNLANCAFEDNNTQWGNEVGLKYGCPVEDVITGLSIQCRGWKSVYMSPKRPAFMGIGATSLEQILVQHNRWSEGDFQIFLSKHNPFLKGFGKISLGLQMGYCTYCLWAVNSFPVLYYSLVPSMFLLKGIAVFPQVSSAWFLPFGYVIIAKHVVSLIEFLYCEGTALGWLNEQRIWLYKRTSAYLLAFVDTIMRQIGFSELKFVISSKVSDDNEMAERYENEIMELGAESSMFTILASLAMINLLCLVFWVVKKLLGSKNVGSFDGLALQIVLCGALVGINWPMYGALFYRQDKGKMPSSITTKSLFFSVFVCTLFAFLY